In a genomic window of Pseudomonadota bacterium:
- the dacB gene encoding D-alanyl-D-alanine carboxypeptidase/D-alanyl-D-alanine-endopeptidase codes for MCYHWRRMRLSTPALETLLAVARPIPATSIPAPCLLKASVCPDVFVASSMASTCDEAVPLVPLASAAAPVDSPSAAPDARLAAAIEGVIARDEKMRSAHWGFVIADDKGNVVYQRDAERLFNPASCMKLITGAAATAALGADKTFQTAIVTTGQVDAAGVLRGDLHLVGGGDPSLQTADLEAAVKRLGIKRVEGKVLVDDHAFDDARLGTGWSWNNFSAYYSAESDALTVDEGCAIVRVSRSGAVAEPDTGYLTFDNHATAGAETRLDVDRRLGTNVITIDGTVSAPSSTWVTVHDPAIYAGNVLKWLCKKSGIEVTGGVERAVAPTGARTLWQHASAPLAQLERQMLKESDNVYAESLFRALAGGSSAQAPDREAQLLHIDEAHQIVDGSGLSRQDLVSPATLRNVVAQYYRDAVSRDLLPIAGVDGTLKRRMPSLQGRVSAKTGTLDNVSSLAGWLTLKDGRRYSFAWMCNGYPGAGVKATEDALMTAVDGVLSQSAAPAPQG; via the coding sequence ATGTGCTATCATTGGCGGCGCATGAGACTCTCCACCCCTGCGCTTGAGACGTTGCTCGCGGTCGCGCGTCCCATTCCCGCCACGTCGATCCCGGCGCCGTGCCTCCTGAAGGCCTCGGTGTGTCCGGATGTGTTCGTCGCCTCGTCGATGGCGTCGACGTGCGACGAAGCCGTGCCTCTTGTGCCTCTCGCCAGCGCTGCTGCGCCTGTCGATTCACCTTCCGCGGCACCGGACGCGCGTCTGGCCGCGGCCATCGAGGGCGTGATCGCCCGCGACGAGAAGATGCGGTCGGCGCACTGGGGCTTCGTCATCGCCGACGACAAGGGCAACGTGGTGTACCAGCGAGACGCGGAGCGGCTCTTCAACCCTGCGTCGTGCATGAAGCTCATCACCGGGGCGGCCGCCACGGCGGCGCTCGGGGCAGACAAGACCTTTCAGACCGCCATCGTCACCACGGGACAGGTCGACGCGGCCGGCGTGCTGCGCGGCGATCTCCATCTCGTGGGTGGCGGAGACCCCTCGTTGCAGACCGCCGATCTCGAGGCGGCCGTCAAGCGCCTCGGCATCAAGCGCGTCGAGGGGAAGGTGCTGGTCGATGATCACGCATTCGACGACGCGCGTCTCGGCACGGGGTGGTCGTGGAACAACTTCAGCGCCTACTACAGCGCGGAGAGCGACGCGCTCACGGTAGACGAGGGGTGTGCCATCGTGCGCGTGTCCCGGAGCGGCGCGGTGGCCGAGCCGGACACCGGCTATCTCACCTTTGACAATCACGCGACCGCAGGGGCCGAGACCCGTCTCGACGTCGACAGACGGCTCGGCACCAACGTCATCACCATCGACGGAACGGTGTCTGCCCCGTCGAGCACCTGGGTCACGGTGCACGATCCCGCCATCTACGCGGGCAATGTGCTCAAGTGGCTCTGCAAGAAGAGCGGCATCGAGGTCACCGGCGGCGTGGAGAGGGCGGTGGCGCCAACGGGCGCGCGCACGCTCTGGCAGCACGCCTCGGCACCGCTGGCCCAGCTCGAGCGGCAGATGCTCAAGGAGAGCGACAACGTGTACGCCGAGTCGCTCTTTCGGGCTCTCGCTGGCGGCAGCTCCGCGCAGGCACCCGATCGGGAGGCGCAGCTGCTGCACATCGACGAGGCGCACCAGATCGTTGACGGCAGCGGGCTCTCTCGCCAGGATCTCGTCTCCCCCGCGACGTTGCGCAACGTCGTGGCTCAGTACTATCGTGACGCGGTCAGCCGCGATCTGCTGCCCATCGCGGGGGTCGACGGCACGCTGAAGCGTCGCATGCCGTCCTTGCAGGGGCGGGTGAGCGCCAAGACCGGCACCCTCGACAACGTGTCGAGCCTCGCGGGATGGCTCACCCTCAAGGACGGTCGGCGGTACTCCTTCGCGTGGATGTGCAATGGATACCCGGGCGCGGGGGTGAAGGCCACGGAAGATGCATTGATGACCGCCGTTGACGGCGTGCTCTCGCAGTCGGCGGCGCCTGCGCCCCAGGGCTGA